Proteins encoded within one genomic window of Saccharopolyspora pogona:
- a CDS encoding ABC transporter permease: MSLSTTPGLRTRKPPKAAGPARMVLARLSFLIAALFGVMTLSFLLVSVTPGDPARVIAGPLASDEQVAAIAEELGLNRPLWERYVDYMGGVLHGDLGESYYSNQPVTSEILQKLPATLELIILSVIVAAIIGIGVGVTGAYFRGRLPDKVGRLAVSVFQSIPDFFLGLMLLYFLFFLAGWAPAPSGELGIVETAPPRVTGVIPLDALIAGDMPVFWSALQHLMLPVLTLGLVYAAYFAKTARTTVGKAMNSQQAQFARAMGLPERAVVRYAFVEARATIVTYAGVIFAALLGGEAIVERIFAWNGVGSWALQGILRLDLPVVQGMVLIAGSITLVTYTLLDIVVGLLDPRIAHA; the protein is encoded by the coding sequence ATGTCGCTGAGCACAACACCAGGCCTGCGGACCCGGAAGCCGCCGAAGGCGGCCGGACCTGCCCGCATGGTGCTTGCTCGGCTGAGCTTCCTCATCGCGGCGCTCTTCGGGGTGATGACACTGTCCTTCCTCCTGGTCAGTGTCACCCCCGGAGACCCGGCGAGGGTCATTGCCGGCCCGTTGGCCAGCGATGAGCAGGTTGCCGCGATCGCTGAGGAACTCGGCCTCAACAGGCCACTCTGGGAGCGGTACGTCGACTACATGGGCGGAGTGCTGCACGGGGATCTTGGCGAGTCCTACTACTCGAATCAGCCGGTGACCTCGGAGATCCTGCAGAAGCTGCCGGCGACGCTGGAGCTGATCATCCTGTCGGTGATCGTGGCCGCGATCATCGGGATCGGGGTGGGGGTCACCGGGGCGTACTTCCGCGGCCGGCTGCCCGACAAGGTCGGCCGGCTCGCCGTCAGCGTGTTCCAGTCGATCCCCGACTTCTTCCTCGGCCTGATGCTCCTGTACTTCCTGTTCTTCCTGGCCGGGTGGGCACCCGCCCCCTCAGGGGAGCTAGGCATCGTCGAGACGGCGCCGCCGCGCGTCACCGGGGTCATCCCCCTCGACGCCCTGATCGCCGGCGACATGCCGGTGTTCTGGTCGGCCCTGCAGCACCTGATGCTGCCGGTCCTCACGCTGGGGCTCGTCTACGCCGCCTACTTCGCGAAAACGGCGCGCACGACGGTCGGCAAGGCGATGAACTCCCAGCAGGCGCAGTTCGCACGCGCGATGGGCCTGCCGGAGCGCGCCGTGGTCAGGTACGCCTTCGTGGAGGCCCGTGCCACGATCGTCACCTACGCGGGGGTGATCTTCGCGGCCCTACTGGGCGGCGAGGCGATCGTCGAGCGGATCTTCGCGTGGAACGGCGTCGGCTCGTGGGCGCTGCAGGGCATCCTGCGCCTGGACCTTCCGGTCGTGCAGGGCATGGTCTTGATCGCCGGGTCGATCACGCTCGTCACGTACACCTTGCTCGACATCGTCGTCGGGCTACTCGACCCGAGGATCGCGCATGCGTGA
- a CDS encoding IS982 family transposase, whose amino-acid sequence MKASPQLNRWRPMVGIAPKITDAELITVSVMQVLLGYHNESRWIRYARKSIIHLFPHLPKQPGYNKRLRNLTTQLAHFIAVLVTDTDLWQHPIRIADSTPVPCGMSRETAQRSDLDSWAGYGYCASHSRLFWGLRLHLVTTVHGLPVAFALTNAKTDEREVLVDLVTMKPNMFYHPDGLILVVDKGYRDRDTETWLNDNGITVIRPAYRTEPPRPGRSLLRAVRQSIESVNDTFKGQLGLEDHGGRTITGVAVRVLQRILALTAAIWHNWQTGQPVMRSLVAYDH is encoded by the coding sequence ATGAAAGCGTCCCCGCAGCTCAACCGGTGGCGGCCAATGGTCGGGATCGCCCCGAAGATCACCGACGCCGAGCTGATCACCGTGTCGGTCATGCAGGTCCTGCTCGGCTATCACAACGAGAGCCGCTGGATCCGCTACGCCCGGAAGTCGATCATCCACCTCTTTCCCCACCTGCCGAAGCAGCCCGGCTACAACAAGCGGCTGCGGAATCTGACCACCCAGCTGGCCCACTTCATCGCGGTGCTGGTCACCGACACCGACCTGTGGCAGCACCCGATCCGCATCGCCGACTCCACCCCGGTGCCGTGCGGCATGTCCCGCGAGACGGCCCAACGCTCCGACCTGGATAGCTGGGCCGGCTACGGCTACTGCGCCTCCCACTCGCGGCTGTTCTGGGGCCTGCGGCTGCACCTGGTCACCACCGTGCACGGACTGCCGGTCGCGTTCGCCCTGACCAACGCCAAGACCGACGAACGTGAAGTCCTCGTCGACCTGGTCACCATGAAACCCAACATGTTCTACCACCCGGACGGGCTGATCCTGGTCGTGGACAAGGGCTACCGCGACCGCGACACCGAAACCTGGCTCAACGACAACGGCATCACCGTGATACGACCCGCCTACCGCACCGAACCACCACGCCCCGGCCGCAGCCTGCTACGCGCCGTGCGGCAAAGCATCGAATCAGTCAACGACACCTTCAAAGGCCAACTCGGCCTTGAAGACCACGGCGGCCGCACCATCACCGGCGTCGCCGTCCGTGTCCTGCAACGCATCCTCGCCCTCACCGCCGCGATCTGGCACAACTGGCAAACCGGCCAACCGGTCATGCGATCCCTGGTCGCCTACGACCACTGA
- a CDS encoding ABC transporter permease: MRETFTAPRGRLARGLIKQHPGAFIGVLFIALLLLASLVAPLPFDPTGTDSASSLVGPGGTHWFGTDGTGADVFSRVIDAARIDLSLALAGTVLSLLIGVPLGLAASTKGKGSERLVRGLDAFQAFPLLILALALVSVSGNKLYMVVVAIALINVPRYMRLLRSEVLSIRESRFVEAAIAMGASPRRLMVRHLLPNVWGMILVQTSLTIANAIVVIASLSFLGIGVSAPTPSWGGMIRDGAGNMSSGEWWIATFPGLAVLLCVLAFNQLADAIGDRTARTHR; encoded by the coding sequence ATGCGTGAGACCTTCACCGCCCCCAGGGGACGGCTCGCGCGAGGGCTGATCAAACAGCACCCCGGCGCGTTCATCGGCGTGCTGTTCATCGCCCTGCTGCTGCTCGCCAGCCTCGTCGCCCCGTTGCCGTTCGACCCGACCGGCACGGACAGCGCGTCGTCGCTCGTGGGGCCGGGCGGCACACACTGGTTCGGCACCGACGGCACCGGCGCCGACGTGTTCTCCCGGGTCATCGACGCCGCCCGCATCGACCTCTCGCTCGCCCTGGCGGGCACGGTGCTCTCGCTGCTGATCGGTGTCCCGCTCGGCCTGGCGGCGAGCACCAAGGGAAAGGGCAGCGAGCGCCTCGTGCGCGGGCTCGACGCCTTCCAGGCCTTCCCGCTGCTCATCCTGGCCCTGGCGCTCGTCTCGGTCTCGGGCAACAAGCTCTACATGGTCGTGGTGGCCATCGCACTGATCAACGTGCCGCGCTACATGCGGCTCCTGCGCAGTGAGGTCCTGTCCATCCGGGAGAGCCGGTTCGTCGAGGCCGCCATCGCGATGGGTGCCTCCCCGCGCCGGCTCATGGTGCGCCACCTGCTGCCCAACGTCTGGGGAATGATCCTCGTGCAGACCTCGCTGACCATCGCCAACGCCATCGTCGTCATCGCCTCGTTGTCGTTCCTCGGCATCGGCGTCAGTGCCCCGACCCCGTCGTGGGGCGGGATGATCCGAGACGGTGCCGGGAACATGTCGTCCGGTGAGTGGTGGATCGCGACCTTCCCCGGCCTGGCCGTGCTCCTGTGCGTCCTCGCCTTCAACCAGCTCGCCGATGCCATCGGCGACCGCACGGCAAGGACCCACCGATGA
- a CDS encoding IS701 family transposase: MRPEQIAQVRPRLVEFTTTMLGELNGYHQPAKGELYVRGLLTDGRRKSMQPMAERLGVDHQQLQQFITSSSWDHEPVRANLARWAAQTIDPQAYVADDSGFPKDGDASSCVARQYCGALGKKANCQIGVSVQMVDDHASLAANWRLFCPESWDDTTVNDAAQAARVRTRRKRAGIPEQVRHREKWRLVLDMLDQMNNEWGLPKLPLTADSGYGDATEFRLGLEERGYRYAVAVQPTASAYPLDATPELKPYGGRGRRPRPRYRIAPANLRELALAAGQPSFVEVCWRHGTRTSTTNPTAAMTSNFLAIRVRPANRDIPRGDDGTLPARWLLIEWPDGAAEPTDYWLSNLDEDTPLVDLVRLAKIRWRVEHDYRELKTGLGLDHFEGRTFTGWHRHVTLVCLAQAFCTLLRLDPKARAPA, encoded by the coding sequence ATGAGACCAGAACAGATTGCACAGGTCCGTCCCCGGCTGGTCGAGTTCACCACGACCATGCTCGGGGAGTTGAACGGTTACCACCAGCCAGCCAAGGGCGAGTTGTATGTACGGGGACTGCTGACCGACGGGCGACGTAAGTCGATGCAACCCATGGCCGAACGGCTTGGCGTAGACCACCAACAGCTCCAGCAGTTCATCACCTCCTCAAGCTGGGACCACGAACCGGTACGCGCCAACCTCGCGAGGTGGGCGGCCCAGACGATCGACCCGCAGGCGTACGTGGCCGACGACTCCGGATTCCCCAAGGACGGCGACGCCTCGTCATGCGTGGCACGCCAGTACTGCGGGGCGCTGGGCAAGAAGGCCAACTGCCAGATCGGGGTCAGCGTCCAGATGGTCGACGACCACGCGTCCCTGGCCGCGAACTGGCGGCTGTTCTGCCCCGAGTCGTGGGACGACACGACGGTCAACGACGCCGCCCAGGCCGCGCGGGTCCGTACCCGCCGCAAGCGTGCGGGCATCCCAGAACAGGTCCGCCACCGGGAGAAGTGGCGGCTGGTGCTGGACATGCTCGACCAGATGAACAACGAGTGGGGCCTGCCCAAGCTGCCGCTGACCGCCGACAGCGGATACGGCGACGCGACCGAGTTCCGGCTGGGGCTGGAGGAACGCGGCTACCGGTACGCGGTCGCGGTCCAGCCCACCGCCAGCGCTTACCCCCTCGACGCCACGCCGGAGCTGAAGCCCTACGGCGGCCGGGGCCGCCGGCCACGGCCGCGCTACCGCATCGCACCCGCCAACCTGCGCGAACTGGCCCTGGCAGCTGGACAACCCTCCTTTGTGGAGGTCTGCTGGCGTCACGGCACCCGCACCAGCACCACCAACCCCACCGCGGCGATGACCTCGAACTTCCTGGCCATCCGGGTCCGGCCAGCCAACCGGGACATCCCCCGCGGCGACGACGGCACCCTACCCGCGCGGTGGCTGCTGATCGAATGGCCTGACGGTGCCGCCGAGCCCACCGACTACTGGCTGTCCAACCTGGACGAGGACACCCCGCTGGTCGATCTGGTCCGCCTCGCGAAGATCCGCTGGCGAGTGGAACACGACTACCGCGAACTCAAGACCGGCCTGGGCTTGGACCACTTCGAGGGCCGTACCTTCACCGGTTGGCACCGTCACGTCACCCTCGTCTGCCTGGCCCAAGCCTTCTGTACCCTGCTGCGCTTGGACCCAAAAGCCCGTGCGCCGGCGTGA
- a CDS encoding ABC transporter substrate-binding protein yields the protein MRSGTVRSLGVAAISVIAVAVAGCSGGGSSSPSGASGSDTLRVAWTTTPTQLDPNVFTGLNSIMTSDAYMATLLEYDTSKGGDKIIGVKDLKLSLAESYEANAAGTEYTFKLRKGVKSQYGNELKADDVIYSFQRMLSTPTSLQAGILLPTANVNKEKPWEKVDDYTLKYRLNKPSAVSLSILAYPIVGILDSTEVKKHATTDDPWAAKWLKDHTAGFGPYQLKSFNPGQEVRLEQNPNYFDTKPYFKEIVLKAVPEGSSRAQLLMSGDVDMISGPPIDQLKKIDASSRAKVSKQPDSNRHNLSVNMADPALGKPEVRHAISHAINRDAIVSSIYQGYAKPAYTPMSSVLFDNQPELGKYDPELAKKELAAAGYPNGLDIELSFGTERPGPYAENLGRLIQADLAKVGVKASLKAVPSVADFEGAVSAKKLQSYLYTERPSQPDIGFALYLYLFKGSSLNKSGYSNPELDRLTQEALSLAPGTERDAVVGQALKVVAENEPIISLVEVPDLAGVAKDLKGFVALPTGGAMFQELSRG from the coding sequence ATGCGTTCAGGGACTGTGCGCAGCCTCGGCGTGGCGGCGATCTCGGTCATCGCCGTCGCTGTCGCTGGCTGTAGCGGCGGCGGGTCATCGTCGCCGAGCGGTGCCTCGGGTTCGGATACTCTGCGTGTTGCCTGGACGACCACACCGACGCAGCTGGATCCGAACGTCTTCACCGGGCTCAACTCGATCATGACCTCCGACGCCTACATGGCGACGCTGCTGGAGTACGACACCAGCAAGGGTGGCGACAAGATCATCGGCGTCAAGGACCTCAAGCTCTCGCTTGCGGAGTCCTACGAGGCCAACGCCGCCGGCACCGAATACACCTTCAAGCTCCGTAAGGGCGTCAAGAGCCAGTACGGCAACGAGCTGAAGGCGGACGACGTCATCTATTCCTTCCAGCGCATGCTCTCGACCCCGACGTCCCTGCAGGCGGGCATCCTGCTCCCGACGGCGAACGTCAACAAGGAGAAGCCGTGGGAGAAGGTCGATGACTACACGCTGAAGTACCGCCTGAACAAGCCGTCGGCGGTAAGCCTGTCCATCCTCGCCTACCCGATCGTCGGCATCCTCGACTCGACCGAGGTGAAGAAGCACGCCACGACGGACGACCCGTGGGCCGCCAAGTGGCTCAAGGACCACACCGCCGGCTTCGGCCCGTACCAGCTGAAGTCGTTCAACCCCGGCCAGGAGGTCCGCCTGGAGCAGAACCCGAACTACTTCGACACGAAGCCGTACTTCAAGGAGATCGTGCTCAAGGCGGTCCCCGAGGGGTCGTCGCGTGCGCAGCTGCTGATGTCGGGTGACGTGGACATGATCTCGGGGCCGCCGATCGATCAGCTGAAGAAGATCGATGCCAGTTCGCGTGCCAAGGTTTCCAAGCAGCCCGACTCCAACCGGCACAACCTGTCGGTGAACATGGCCGATCCGGCATTGGGCAAGCCCGAGGTGCGCCACGCGATCAGCCACGCGATCAACCGTGACGCGATCGTCAGCTCGATCTACCAGGGGTATGCCAAGCCCGCCTACACGCCGATGTCGAGCGTGCTCTTCGACAACCAGCCGGAGCTGGGCAAGTACGACCCCGAGCTGGCGAAGAAGGAACTCGCCGCAGCCGGCTACCCCAACGGGCTGGACATCGAGCTGTCCTTCGGCACCGAGCGGCCCGGACCGTATGCCGAGAACCTCGGCCGCCTGATTCAGGCGGACCTGGCCAAGGTCGGTGTCAAGGCGTCCCTCAAGGCCGTTCCCTCGGTCGCGGACTTCGAGGGTGCCGTGAGCGCGAAGAAGCTGCAGTCCTACCTCTACACGGAGCGCCCGTCGCAGCCGGACATCGGCTTCGCGCTGTACCTGTACCTGTTCAAGGGCTCGTCCTTGAACAAGAGCGGCTACAGCAATCCGGAGCTCGACCGGCTCACCCAGGAGGCGCTCAGCCTCGCGCCCGGTACCGAGCGTGACGCGGTCGTGGGACAGGCGCTGAAGGTCGTGGCCGAAAACGAGCCGATCATCTCGCTCGTCGAGGTGCCAGACCTGGCCGGCGTCGCGAAGGACCTGAAGGGCTTCGTCGCGCTGCCGACCGGTGGGGCGATGTTCCAGGAACTGAGCCGGGGCTGA
- a CDS encoding acyl-CoA dehydrogenase family protein: MLTAAPWDEPDELTEVRGMVQRLLGRHLPLDRALELDRTGSFDRATWEALGAAGLLGLGADEDAGGSGGTVRDAVAVTEELARVLPSLAVDYVLSGMAMWMLTDAGSDRARRWLPDIASGRRICSFGLSEPGVGTDLLNLATTAREVDGQWVVNGQKTWISLASEADVVFTLARTDPAEPAHKSRGLSLIAVPTDQDGVTIRRVHLAGMRAAITCEVFLDDASAPLDNLVGTRGRAMSILGRTLDVERVMAAAISLGIGRAALDLHVAYAGERTAFGRAIGAFQAVAHPAADSICELSAARALVDSTVRMIGRGEPALAHSAMAKLNAAEAAARIVDRGMRAMGAMGLADESAMQMYFRDARLQLFSPVSNEMVRNVLTESMGLPRSY, translated from the coding sequence ATGCTGACGGCGGCGCCGTGGGACGAGCCCGACGAGCTGACTGAAGTGCGCGGCATGGTCCAGCGGCTCCTCGGCCGCCACCTCCCCCTCGACCGAGCGCTCGAGCTCGACCGCACAGGCTCGTTCGACCGGGCCACCTGGGAAGCCCTGGGCGCGGCGGGGCTGCTCGGCCTCGGCGCCGACGAGGATGCCGGTGGCAGCGGCGGCACCGTGCGGGACGCGGTGGCCGTGACCGAGGAGCTCGCCCGCGTGCTGCCCAGCCTCGCCGTCGACTATGTGCTGAGCGGCATGGCGATGTGGATGCTCACCGACGCCGGCAGCGACCGGGCCCGCCGTTGGCTGCCGGACATCGCGTCCGGCCGGAGGATCTGCTCGTTCGGGCTGAGCGAGCCCGGTGTCGGCACCGACCTGCTGAACCTGGCGACGACGGCCCGTGAGGTCGACGGGCAGTGGGTGGTCAACGGCCAGAAGACCTGGATCTCCCTCGCCAGCGAGGCGGACGTGGTCTTCACGCTCGCGCGCACCGATCCCGCCGAGCCGGCCCACAAGTCCCGCGGCCTGAGCCTCATCGCGGTCCCGACCGACCAGGACGGCGTGACGATCCGGCGGGTCCACCTCGCCGGCATGCGTGCCGCCATCACATGCGAGGTCTTCCTGGACGACGCGTCAGCACCGCTGGACAACCTCGTGGGCACGCGCGGCCGCGCGATGTCGATCCTGGGCCGGACACTGGACGTGGAGCGCGTCATGGCCGCCGCGATCAGCCTGGGTATCGGTCGTGCCGCGCTCGACCTCCACGTCGCCTACGCCGGCGAGCGCACCGCGTTCGGAAGGGCCATCGGCGCCTTTCAGGCCGTGGCGCACCCGGCGGCCGACTCGATCTGCGAGCTCTCGGCGGCGCGGGCGCTGGTGGACTCGACCGTGCGCATGATCGGCCGAGGCGAGCCGGCCCTTGCCCACTCGGCGATGGCCAAGCTCAACGCCGCGGAGGCCGCGGCACGCATCGTGGACCGGGGCATGCGGGCCATGGGCGCGATGGGTCTCGCCGATGAGTCAGCGATGCAGATGTACTTCCGGGACGCCCGGCTGCAGCTGTTCAGCCCGGTCAGCAACGAGATGGTACGCAACGTCCTCACCGAGTCGATGGGCCTGCCGAGGAGCTACTAG
- a CDS encoding PIG-L deacetylase family protein, translated as MTVTELQLADLDEDWSSALAIVAHPDDMEYGASSVVARWTSQGKRVAYVLATSGEAGIDGMSPAEVGPLREAEQRESCRLVGVSDVEFLGFPDGVIEYGLPLRRAFAGAIRRHRPDVVVTGNHRETYGGTMLNQADHIANGRAVIDAIRDAANRWVFPDLLDAGLEPWGGVKYLLIAGSSTPTHAVNVDEHLAAGVASLRAHAAYLAGLGPGFPEPDEFLESYARMAGARVRCTFAVSFEVFRMGWDSIA; from the coding sequence ATGACCGTCACTGAACTGCAACTTGCCGACCTGGACGAGGACTGGTCCTCCGCGCTCGCGATCGTCGCGCATCCGGACGACATGGAGTATGGGGCATCGTCCGTCGTGGCTCGCTGGACGTCGCAGGGCAAGCGGGTGGCATACGTGCTCGCCACGAGCGGCGAGGCGGGGATCGACGGCATGTCGCCGGCCGAGGTGGGGCCATTGCGCGAGGCGGAGCAGCGGGAGTCGTGCCGGCTCGTCGGGGTGTCGGACGTCGAGTTCCTTGGCTTCCCAGACGGCGTTATCGAGTACGGGCTGCCCTTACGCCGTGCGTTCGCCGGGGCGATCCGCCGGCACCGCCCGGACGTCGTGGTCACGGGCAATCACCGGGAGACATACGGCGGCACCATGCTGAACCAGGCCGATCACATCGCCAACGGACGTGCGGTCATCGACGCGATCCGCGACGCGGCCAACCGGTGGGTGTTCCCGGATCTGCTCGACGCCGGTCTGGAACCGTGGGGCGGCGTGAAATACCTGCTGATCGCCGGTTCGTCGACGCCGACGCATGCCGTGAACGTCGACGAGCATCTTGCCGCGGGCGTGGCGTCGTTGCGGGCGCATGCGGCCTATCTCGCGGGTCTGGGTCCCGGCTTCCCGGAGCCTGACGAGTTCCTGGAGTCGTACGCCCGGATGGCGGGCGCGAGGGTCAGGTGCACGTTCGCGGTCAGCTTCGAGGTGTTCCGCATGGGGTGGGATTCGATCGCCTGA
- a CDS encoding ATP-binding cassette domain-containing protein: MSLVEVDAVHKTFPPRRRGGNPVHALRGVSLRIEEAETLAVIGESGSGKSTLGRAVLRLLDVDQGTVTFAGKDLGALSPQELRAQRATMQIVFQEPYESLNPRLSIGAIVAEPLEIHNPRLGTKEIRRQVLETLDRVGLPATVANRLPGELSGGQQQRVGIGRAIISRPRFMVLDEPTSSLDLSIRAQILALLAELQQEYGMAYLFVSHDMHTVEWVSDRIAVMYLGEVVETAPTQQLFSAPGHAYTQTLLSARLSADPRERHAYKAFAGDTAVTTAGFRPGAAGGQE, encoded by the coding sequence ATGTCGCTCGTTGAGGTGGACGCCGTCCACAAGACCTTCCCGCCGCGACGGCGGGGCGGGAACCCGGTCCACGCGCTGCGCGGCGTGTCCCTGCGCATCGAGGAGGCAGAGACGCTCGCCGTCATCGGCGAGAGCGGCTCGGGCAAGTCAACGCTCGGCCGGGCCGTGCTGCGGCTCCTCGACGTCGACCAGGGCACGGTGACGTTCGCCGGCAAGGATCTCGGTGCGCTGAGTCCCCAGGAACTGCGGGCGCAGCGCGCCACCATGCAGATCGTCTTCCAGGAGCCCTACGAGTCCCTGAACCCCCGCCTCTCGATCGGCGCCATCGTCGCCGAGCCGTTGGAGATCCACAATCCGCGCCTCGGCACCAAGGAGATCCGCCGGCAGGTGCTCGAGACGCTCGACCGGGTCGGGCTGCCCGCGACCGTGGCGAACCGGCTGCCGGGTGAGCTGTCCGGCGGGCAGCAGCAGCGGGTGGGGATCGGCCGGGCGATCATCAGCCGGCCACGGTTCATGGTGCTCGACGAGCCGACGTCGTCACTCGACCTGTCCATCCGGGCACAGATCCTCGCCCTCCTCGCCGAACTGCAGCAGGAGTACGGCATGGCGTACCTCTTCGTGTCGCACGACATGCACACGGTGGAGTGGGTCAGCGACCGGATCGCGGTGATGTACCTGGGCGAGGTCGTCGAGACGGCACCGACCCAGCAGCTGTTCAGCGCGCCGGGGCACGCCTACACCCAGACGCTGCTCTCCGCCCGGCTGTCGGCCGACCCCCGGGAGCGCCATGCCTACAAGGCATTCGCCGGTGACACCGCCGTCACCACCGCCGGATTCCGGCCCGGCGCAGCGGGCGGTCAGGAGTGA
- a CDS encoding LLM class flavin-dependent oxidoreductase produces the protein MTPRITYGPWGETLAELAEATRAAERAGATIAWFPELHRSATVTAAAAAAATSEIGIGTAIALAFVRSPLITALEALDIDELSGGRFRLGLGSGVQRVIEDWHNAQWGKPVAHLRETIAVVRHVVANARSGADLLVEGEWERLRMRGFQRPFPQTRTELPIYIAGVGPAMTALAGEAGDGFISHELCSPRYLTERVLPRLRQGAQRSGRPLQTLDVTVSACCSIDDDSVSARRRAAGLVGFYASVRTYADFFAFHGLAEDHSRVSEAFRGGTPADRLGSLVSDEAVDRLTISGTPDEVRARLAAYEGLADSVKLTPPTHGLAAEEIRIAQSRIFDLIFDLTGVPRHDRH, from the coding sequence GTGACCCCCCGCATTACATACGGCCCCTGGGGCGAGACGCTCGCCGAGTTGGCAGAAGCCACCCGGGCTGCCGAGCGTGCCGGTGCCACCATCGCGTGGTTCCCGGAGTTGCACCGGAGCGCCACCGTCACCGCCGCCGCGGCGGCTGCCGCGACATCGGAGATCGGAATCGGCACGGCGATCGCGCTCGCATTCGTCCGCAGCCCGCTGATCACGGCGCTGGAAGCTCTCGACATCGACGAGCTGTCCGGCGGCCGGTTCCGGCTCGGTCTCGGCTCGGGCGTACAGCGCGTCATTGAGGACTGGCACAACGCACAGTGGGGCAAGCCGGTCGCGCATCTGCGGGAGACGATCGCCGTCGTGCGGCACGTCGTCGCCAACGCGCGCAGCGGGGCGGACCTGCTGGTGGAGGGCGAGTGGGAACGACTGCGAATGCGCGGCTTCCAGCGGCCCTTCCCGCAGACGCGGACGGAACTGCCGATCTACATCGCTGGCGTGGGACCGGCCATGACCGCGCTCGCCGGCGAGGCCGGCGACGGCTTCATCTCGCACGAACTGTGCTCGCCGCGCTATCTCACCGAACGCGTCCTGCCCCGGCTGCGTCAGGGTGCGCAGCGCAGCGGCCGACCGTTACAGACGCTGGACGTCACCGTCTCGGCCTGCTGTTCGATCGACGACGACTCGGTGAGCGCGAGGCGGCGTGCCGCCGGCCTCGTCGGGTTCTACGCCTCCGTCCGAACGTACGCCGACTTCTTCGCCTTCCACGGGCTCGCTGAGGATCACAGCCGGGTGAGCGAGGCGTTCCGGGGCGGCACGCCGGCCGACCGTCTCGGGTCGCTGGTGAGCGACGAGGCCGTCGATCGGCTGACGATCTCGGGTACGCCGGACGAGGTGCGAGCGCGGCTCGCCGCGTACGAGGGTTTGGCCGACTCGGTGAAGCTGACGCCGCCGACCCACGGGCTCGCCGCCGAGGAGATCCGTATCGCCCAGTCCCGCATCTTCGACTTGATCTTTGATCTGACTGGGGTACCGCGTCATGACCGTCACTGA
- a CDS encoding ABC transporter ATP-binding protein encodes MSAPSSERVLEVRNLAVRIDSPDGTVHPVKGVDLDLYKGEIVGIVGESGCGKSTTVKGILKLLGPNSTVTADKIEFAGNIDIARASPKQMRHIRGEKIGFVAQNPFGSLNPIYSIERQFYEVQRAHSTGVKKARSREIALAMLKSVGISAPERVLDGYAHQLSGGMAQRVVIALATTLSPAILMADEPTTGLDATVQAQILDLISGLVRDDGRSMLLVTHDLGVIAQYCQRVIVMYAGEVVETGPVMDVMVDPRHEYTRSLIRSVPKPGEKLNVAR; translated from the coding sequence ATGAGCGCCCCGTCGAGCGAACGGGTTCTCGAAGTCCGCAACCTCGCCGTCCGCATCGACAGCCCCGACGGCACGGTCCACCCGGTCAAGGGCGTCGACCTCGACCTGTACAAGGGCGAGATCGTCGGGATCGTCGGCGAGTCCGGCTGCGGCAAGTCGACGACCGTCAAGGGCATTCTCAAGCTGCTCGGGCCCAACAGCACGGTCACCGCGGACAAGATCGAATTTGCCGGAAACATCGACATCGCCCGGGCGTCGCCGAAACAGATGCGCCACATCAGGGGCGAGAAGATCGGTTTCGTGGCGCAGAACCCGTTCGGTTCGCTGAACCCGATCTACTCGATCGAGCGCCAGTTCTACGAGGTGCAGCGCGCGCACTCCACCGGGGTGAAGAAGGCGAGGTCGCGCGAGATCGCGCTTGCGATGCTCAAGAGCGTAGGAATCAGCGCGCCGGAGCGGGTCCTCGACGGCTACGCCCACCAGTTGTCCGGTGGTATGGCGCAGCGCGTCGTCATCGCCCTCGCGACCACGCTGTCGCCGGCGATCCTGATGGCCGACGAGCCGACGACCGGCCTCGACGCCACCGTCCAGGCGCAGATCCTGGATCTCATCTCGGGCCTGGTGCGGGACGATGGCCGGTCCATGCTGCTCGTCACGCACGACCTCGGCGTCATCGCGCAGTACTGCCAGCGCGTCATCGTTATGTACGCCGGCGAGGTCGTCGAGACGGGACCGGTGATGGACGTGATGGTCGACCCGCGGCACGAGTACACCAGGAGCCTGATCCGCTCGGTGCCGAAGCCAGGGGAGAAGCTCAATGTCGCTCGTTGA